In Paenibacillus stellifer, the DNA window ACGGCGAACGGTCTGACGACGCTTCCGGTCAGGGGAGCGGTCAGTCTGCTGGCAGCGGTCACTTTGCGGGCAGGCTGCTCCCCATTTTCGAACATCGGGATAAAAGCGGGGGCGCCGTCGAAATAACGATCGTACAAGGTCCGGACAGAAGCGAAATCCATATCCTTGCTCAGTGCGTCGGCCACCAGATCCTGTGCGCGGTAAGCCCAGGGCTCCTTGACCAGGAACACCCCCCAGACCATGCCAAACAGAACAGCGCTTGCGATGATTCGCCGCAGCAGTCCCTTCCAGAACCTCGGCTTGTTGAAGTCTCCTTCGTCTTCCCATTCCCTTTTCTGCGTTTTCCAGGCTTTCTCGGGATCGGGCTCTCCGTCTTCTCCGGCAACACGTTTCCGCCAATCCTCCATCCCCGGACTTCCCGGGGCGCGGAAGAATGGTTCTCTGGAGACCTTGGGGTTTTGGCTGCGCCAATCCCGGGTATCCTTGCGATCTTTCCCATCCCTTGCTTTATAACCCATACTGATC includes these proteins:
- a CDS encoding M23 family metallopeptidase, with protein sequence MGYKARDGKDRKDTRDWRSQNPKVSREPFFRAPGSPGMEDWRKRVAGEDGEPDPEKAWKTQKREWEDEGDFNKPRFWKGLLRRIIASAVLFGMVWGVFLVKEPWAYRAQDLVADALSKDMDFASVRTLYDRYFDGAPAFIPMFENGEQPARKVTAASRLTAPLTGSVVRPFAVSLKGIEVVPSSEAGPGVTVKSVDIGRVLSVTKETGGGIRVTVQHTGGLTAEYGHLSGTKLKANDWLESGDTVGWLQEPAGSSASLLYFSLMKDKKYVDPTEEITFD